From Oreochromis aureus strain Israel breed Guangdong linkage group 4, ZZ_aureus, whole genome shotgun sequence, a single genomic window includes:
- the baiap2a gene encoding brain-specific angiogenesis inhibitor 1-associated protein 2a isoform X2 encodes MVLAEDFTMSRTDEVHRLTENVYKTIMEQFNPCLRNFVAMGKNYEKALANVTFAAKGYFDALVRMGELASESQGSKDLGDVLFQMAEVHRQIQVQLEEMLKSFHNELLSELEKKVDLDARYLTAALKKYQMEHKSKGESLEKCQAELKKLRRKSQGSKNPSKYGEKEIQYVETISSKQTELDTFIADGYKTALSEERRRYCFLVDRQCAVAKNSSAYHGKGKDLLTQKIPVWQQACSDPNKLPERAMLLAQQMGSAALGGASPLHTSKSNLVISDPIPGAQPLPVPPELAVFMGSGLGHPARLMGPDGMSMVNGTTGVQGEEYWADEAAMSISQVRPSSPSTQAQVQSQVQPQRQVSDVYSNTLPVRRPAPAKNKNPVGETRTLPRSSSMAAGLEKNGRSRVQAIFSHAAGDNSTLLSFSEGDVITLLVPEARDGWHYGENEKNKMRGWFPFSYTRVLPDSDSEKLRVNLHHGKSSSTGNLLENDASVPTPDYGLTARLLAQSLAQPRPRPYSMAGFGTQPAIEDYDGRFATSLGPELSRF; translated from the exons accattatGGAGCAGTTCAATCCCTGCTTACGGAACTTTGTTGCCATGGGGAAGAACTATGAGAAGGCCCTTGCCA ATGTGACATTTGCTGCCAAAGGCTACTTTGATGCTCTGGTCAGAATGGGTGAACTGGCCAGTGAGAGTCAAGGATCCAAAGACTTGG GGGATGTGCTGTTCCAGATGGCAGAGGTCCACAGACAGATCCAAGTGCAGCTAGAGGAGATG CTGAAATCCTTCCACAATGAGCTCCTGTCCGAGCTCGAGAAGAAGGTGGACCTGGATGCTCGTTATTTGACT GCTGCCCTGAAGAAATACCAGATGGAACACAAGAGCAAAGGGGAGAGTCTGGAGAAGTGCCAAGCTGAACTAAAGAAGCTGCGCAGAAAGAGCCAGGGCAGCAAGAACCCCTCCAAGTATGGAGAAAAAGAGATACAG TATGTGGAGACGATCAGCAGCAAGCAGACTGAGTTGGACACCTTCATTGCTGATGGCTACAAGACGGCCTTGTCTGAGGAGCGCCGCAGGTACTGCTTCCTAGTCGACCGTCAGTGTGCTGTGGCTAAGAACAGCAGTGCCTACCATGGCAAG GGTAAAGACCTTCTGACCCAGAAGATCCCAGTGTGGCAACAGGCCTGCTCAGACCCAAACAAGCTGCCGGAGAGGGCCATGCTCCTGGCCCAGCAGATGGGCTCTGCTGCCCTTGGGGGTGCAAGTCCTCTGCATACCTCCAAATCCAATCTGGTCATTTCAGACCCCATTCCTGGGGCACAGCCACTTCCTGTGCCCCCAGAGTTGGCTGTCTTTATGGGTAGTGGCCTTGGACACCCAGCG AGACTGATGGGTCCCGATGGCATGTCCATGGTTAATGGGACAACAGGAGTCCAAGGAGAGGAATACTGGGCAGACGAAGCAGCAATGTCTATTTCCCAAGTTAGGCCTTCATCCCCTTCAACCCAGGCACAGGTACAGTCCCAGGTCCAGCCCCAGAGACAGGTCAGCGACGTCTACTCCAATACCCTACCTGTCCGCAGGCCTGCCCCCGCCAAGAATAAAAACCCAGTGG GAGAGACACGAACTCTGCCTAGATCCAGTTCGATGGCAGCAGGACTGGAAAAGAACGGGCGCTCCCGTGTCCAGGCCATCTTTTCCCACGCTGCTGGTGATAACAGCACCCTGCTTAGTTTCTCCGAGGGAGATGTCATCACCCTGCTAGTGCCTGAAGCGCGTGATGGCTGGCACTATGGGGAGAATGAGAAAAACAAGAT GCGTGGCTGGTTCCCGTTCTCCTACACACGCGTGCTTCCTGACAGTGACAGTGAGAAGCTCAGAGTGAA CCTGCACCATGGGAAAAGTAGCAGTACAGGCAACTTGTTGGAGAATGATGCATCAGTGCCCACACCGGACTACGGCCTGACTGCCCGACTGCTGGCACAAAGCCTAGCACAGCCCCGCCCACGCCCCTACAGCATGGCAGGCTTTGGCACACAG CCTGCTATTGAGGATTATGATGGTCGCTTTGCCACAAG TTTGGGTCCAGAATTATCCCGGTTCTGA
- the baiap2a gene encoding brain-specific angiogenesis inhibitor 1-associated protein 2a isoform X1, whose translation MVLAEDFTMSRTDEVHRLTENVYKTIMEQFNPCLRNFVAMGKNYEKALANVTFAAKGYFDALVRMGELASESQGSKDLGDVLFQMAEVHRQIQVQLEEMLKSFHNELLSELEKKVDLDARYLTAALKKYQMEHKSKGESLEKCQAELKKLRRKSQGSKNPSKYGEKEIQYVETISSKQTELDTFIADGYKTALSEERRRYCFLVDRQCAVAKNSSAYHGKGKDLLTQKIPVWQQACSDPNKLPERAMLLAQQMGSAALGGASPLHTSKSNLVISDPIPGAQPLPVPPELAVFMGSGLGHPARLMGPDGMSMVNGTTGVQGEEYWADEAAMSISQVRPSSPSTQAQVQSQVQPQRQVSDVYSNTLPVRRPAPAKNKNPVGETRTLPRSSSMAAGLEKNGRSRVQAIFSHAAGDNSTLLSFSEGDVITLLVPEARDGWHYGENEKNKMRGWFPFSYTRVLPDSDSEKLRVNLHHGKSSSTGNLLENDASVPTPDYGLTARLLAQSLAQPRPRPYSMAGFGTQPAIEDYDGRFATSDRSLEVYLRPSFSDDRAAPIFY comes from the exons accattatGGAGCAGTTCAATCCCTGCTTACGGAACTTTGTTGCCATGGGGAAGAACTATGAGAAGGCCCTTGCCA ATGTGACATTTGCTGCCAAAGGCTACTTTGATGCTCTGGTCAGAATGGGTGAACTGGCCAGTGAGAGTCAAGGATCCAAAGACTTGG GGGATGTGCTGTTCCAGATGGCAGAGGTCCACAGACAGATCCAAGTGCAGCTAGAGGAGATG CTGAAATCCTTCCACAATGAGCTCCTGTCCGAGCTCGAGAAGAAGGTGGACCTGGATGCTCGTTATTTGACT GCTGCCCTGAAGAAATACCAGATGGAACACAAGAGCAAAGGGGAGAGTCTGGAGAAGTGCCAAGCTGAACTAAAGAAGCTGCGCAGAAAGAGCCAGGGCAGCAAGAACCCCTCCAAGTATGGAGAAAAAGAGATACAG TATGTGGAGACGATCAGCAGCAAGCAGACTGAGTTGGACACCTTCATTGCTGATGGCTACAAGACGGCCTTGTCTGAGGAGCGCCGCAGGTACTGCTTCCTAGTCGACCGTCAGTGTGCTGTGGCTAAGAACAGCAGTGCCTACCATGGCAAG GGTAAAGACCTTCTGACCCAGAAGATCCCAGTGTGGCAACAGGCCTGCTCAGACCCAAACAAGCTGCCGGAGAGGGCCATGCTCCTGGCCCAGCAGATGGGCTCTGCTGCCCTTGGGGGTGCAAGTCCTCTGCATACCTCCAAATCCAATCTGGTCATTTCAGACCCCATTCCTGGGGCACAGCCACTTCCTGTGCCCCCAGAGTTGGCTGTCTTTATGGGTAGTGGCCTTGGACACCCAGCG AGACTGATGGGTCCCGATGGCATGTCCATGGTTAATGGGACAACAGGAGTCCAAGGAGAGGAATACTGGGCAGACGAAGCAGCAATGTCTATTTCCCAAGTTAGGCCTTCATCCCCTTCAACCCAGGCACAGGTACAGTCCCAGGTCCAGCCCCAGAGACAGGTCAGCGACGTCTACTCCAATACCCTACCTGTCCGCAGGCCTGCCCCCGCCAAGAATAAAAACCCAGTGG GAGAGACACGAACTCTGCCTAGATCCAGTTCGATGGCAGCAGGACTGGAAAAGAACGGGCGCTCCCGTGTCCAGGCCATCTTTTCCCACGCTGCTGGTGATAACAGCACCCTGCTTAGTTTCTCCGAGGGAGATGTCATCACCCTGCTAGTGCCTGAAGCGCGTGATGGCTGGCACTATGGGGAGAATGAGAAAAACAAGAT GCGTGGCTGGTTCCCGTTCTCCTACACACGCGTGCTTCCTGACAGTGACAGTGAGAAGCTCAGAGTGAA CCTGCACCATGGGAAAAGTAGCAGTACAGGCAACTTGTTGGAGAATGATGCATCAGTGCCCACACCGGACTACGGCCTGACTGCCCGACTGCTGGCACAAAGCCTAGCACAGCCCCGCCCACGCCCCTACAGCATGGCAGGCTTTGGCACACAG CCTGCTATTGAGGATTATGATGGTCGCTTTGCCACAAG TGACCGTTCCCTGGAGGTCTACCTCCGGCCTTCCTTCTCTGATGACCGAGCTGCACCCATCTTCTACTAG